One segment of Ficedula albicollis isolate OC2 chromosome 2, FicAlb1.5, whole genome shotgun sequence DNA contains the following:
- the LOC101813216 gene encoding 25-hydroxycholesterol 7-alpha-hydroxylase — translation MDPFQYVYVIRNSKQLEFHEFANKMASKTFDYPALSRGKFPELKENLHRIYQYLQGKPLDIISDHMMKNLQDIFEWKCSQATDWETEKMYKFCCSVMFEASFVTLYGRVPAADGHKVISEIRDKFIKFDASFPYLAANIPIELLGATKKVRKELIHHFLLQNMTKWLGGSKVVQARQDIFEKYELLGDYDKAAHHFAFLWASVGNTIPATFWAMYYLLRHPEALAAVRDEIDHLLQSTGQKRGPTYNIHLTREQLDNLVYLESALNESLRMCSSSMNIRISQEDFVLKLEGNQEVVLRKGDWIALYPQILHMDPEVYEDPKEYKFDRYIENGKKKTAFYKAGRKLKYFLMPFGSGISMCPGRFLAMNEMKMFLFILLSHFDVELAENKAVRLDNSRMGLGILLPDVDIAFRYKLRSLRN, via the exons ATGGACCCATTTCAATACGTCTATGTCATCCGAAATAGCAAGCAACTTGAATTTCATGAATTCGCTAATAAAATGGCATCCAAAACTTTTGACTACCCAGCCTTGTCAAGAGGAAAATTCCCTGAGCTCAAGGAAAACCTGCACAGAATCTACCAGTATCTACAAGGCAAGCCTTTGGATATCATTTCTGACCACATGATGAAAAATCTCCAGGATATATTTGAATGGAAATGCTCACAAGCAACAGattgggaaacagaaaaaatgtacaaattctgctgctctgtaaTGTTTGAAGCCAGTTTTGTAACACTATATGGAAGAGTTCCTGCTGCAGATGGCCACAAAGTTATTAGTGAAATCAGAGACAAATTTATCAAGTTTGATGCCAGCTTTCCCTATTTAGCTGCAAACATACCAATTGAGTTGCTAGGAGCTACCAAGAAGGTTCGGAAGGAGCTTATACATCATTTTTTACTTCAGAACATGACAAAATGGCTGGGAGGGTCAAAAGTGGTCCAAGCCAGACAAGATATATTTGAGAAATATGAGCTGCTTGGAGATTATGACAAAGCAG CACATCATTTTGCCTTCCTGTGGGCCTCTGTGGGAAACACGATTCCAGCTACATTCTGGGCCATGTATTATCTTCTGCGGCACCCAGAAGCTCTTGCAGCGGTGCGTGACGAGATTGACCATTTGCTACAGTCAACAGGTCAAAAGAGAGGGCCCACATATAACATCCACCTCACCAGAGAACAATTGGACAACCTGGTCTACCtag AGAGTGCCTTAAACGAGAGTTTAAGAATGTGCTCGTCCTCCATGAACATCCGCATCAGCCAAGAGGATTTTGTTCTCAAGCTTGAAGGGAATCAAGAAGTCGTTTTGAGGAAAGGAGACTGGATAGCCCTTTACCCGCAGATTCTGCACATGGACCCTGAGGTCTATGAAGATCCTAAG GAGTATAAGTTCGATCGATACATAGAGAATGGCAAGAAGAAAACCGCATTCTACaaggcaggaagaaaactgaagtaTTTCCTAATGCCCTTTGGCTCTGGGATCAGCATGTGTCCAGGGAGGTTCCTCGCAATGAATGAGATGAAGATGTTTCTTTTCATACTATTGTCTCATTTTGATGTAGAACtagcag